From the genome of Phoenix dactylifera cultivar Barhee BC4 unplaced genomic scaffold, palm_55x_up_171113_PBpolish2nd_filt_p 000801F, whole genome shotgun sequence, one region includes:
- the LOC103699329 gene encoding E3 ubiquitin ligase PQT3-like isoform X3: MGRLNERTKVVEDKLEDLPPASNTLVGDPSTMKYPEESEWDEFGNDLYAIPEVLPAQSSCSVVDVSPANKVDEDSKIKALIDTPALDWNHQTQEGYGAGRGFGRGMGGRMMAGRGFGRGGLERRTPPAGYVCHRCKVPGNFIQHCPTNGDPSYDVKRVRPPTGIPKSMLMATPDGSYALPGGAVAVLKPNEDLSDLGIVGMNQGHGYLTR, from the exons ATGGGCCGACTCAATGAAAG GACAAAAGTTGTAGAGGATAAGTTAGAAGATCTTCCACCAGCAAGTAACACTTTGGTTGGCGACCCATCTACCATGAAATAT CCTGAAGAATCTGAATGGGATGAGTTTGGTAATGATTTGTATGCTATTCCAGAAGTCCTTCCTGCTCAGTCAAGCTGTTCAGTGGTAGATGTTTCTCCTGCAAATAAGGTTGATGAGGATAGCAAGATTAAGGCTTTAATTGACACACCTGCCCTTGACTGGAATCA TCAAACACAAGAAGGTTATGGTGCTGGAAGAGGCTTTGGTAGGGGAATGGGTGGGAGGATGATGGCTGGTCGTGGTTTTG GCCGAGGTGGGCTGGAGCGAAGGACACCTCCAGCAGGCTATGTTTGTCATAGATGCAAAGTGCCAG GTAATTTTATCCAGCACTGCCCCACAAATGGTGATCCAAGTTATGATGTTAAAAGGGTGAGACCCCCAACTGGCATTCCTAAATCAATGTTAATGGCAACTCCTGATGGTTCCTATGCATTGCCTGGTGGTGCTGTTGCTGTTCTTAAGCCAAATGA GGATCTGTCCGATTTAGGCATCGTGGGTATGAACCAGGGGCATGGATATTTGACCAGGTAA
- the LOC103699329 gene encoding E3 ubiquitin ligase PQT3-like isoform X2 — MKEYADEAAMIPKNTSVLICRIPGRPWKPIVTERDETKVVEDKLEDLPPASNTLVGDPSTMKYPEESEWDEFGNDLYAIPEVLPAQSSCSVVDVSPANKVDEDSKIKALIDTPALDWNHQTQEGYGAGRGFGRGMGGRMMAGRGFGRGGLERRTPPAGYVCHRCKVPGNFIQHCPTNGDPSYDVKRVRPPTGIPKSMLMATPDGSYALPGGAVAVLKPNEDLSDLGIVGMNQGHGYLTR, encoded by the exons ATGAAAG AATATGCAGACGAAGCTGCTATGATACCCAAAAATACATCAGTATTGATTTGTCGCATCCCAGGACGGCCATGGAAGCCCATTGTTACGGAACGAGATGA GACAAAAGTTGTAGAGGATAAGTTAGAAGATCTTCCACCAGCAAGTAACACTTTGGTTGGCGACCCATCTACCATGAAATAT CCTGAAGAATCTGAATGGGATGAGTTTGGTAATGATTTGTATGCTATTCCAGAAGTCCTTCCTGCTCAGTCAAGCTGTTCAGTGGTAGATGTTTCTCCTGCAAATAAGGTTGATGAGGATAGCAAGATTAAGGCTTTAATTGACACACCTGCCCTTGACTGGAATCA TCAAACACAAGAAGGTTATGGTGCTGGAAGAGGCTTTGGTAGGGGAATGGGTGGGAGGATGATGGCTGGTCGTGGTTTTG GCCGAGGTGGGCTGGAGCGAAGGACACCTCCAGCAGGCTATGTTTGTCATAGATGCAAAGTGCCAG GTAATTTTATCCAGCACTGCCCCACAAATGGTGATCCAAGTTATGATGTTAAAAGGGTGAGACCCCCAACTGGCATTCCTAAATCAATGTTAATGGCAACTCCTGATGGTTCCTATGCATTGCCTGGTGGTGCTGTTGCTGTTCTTAAGCCAAATGA GGATCTGTCCGATTTAGGCATCGTGGGTATGAACCAGGGGCATGGATATTTGACCAGGTAA
- the LOC103699329 gene encoding E3 ubiquitin ligase PQT3-like isoform X1, with product MGRLNERICRRSCYDTQKYISIDLSHPRTAMEAHCYGTRTKVVEDKLEDLPPASNTLVGDPSTMKYPEESEWDEFGNDLYAIPEVLPAQSSCSVVDVSPANKVDEDSKIKALIDTPALDWNHQTQEGYGAGRGFGRGMGGRMMAGRGFGRGGLERRTPPAGYVCHRCKVPGNFIQHCPTNGDPSYDVKRVRPPTGIPKSMLMATPDGSYALPGGAVAVLKPNEDLSDLGIVGMNQGHGYLTR from the exons ATGGGCCGACTCAATGAAAG AATATGCAGACGAAGCTGCTATGATACCCAAAAATACATCAGTATTGATTTGTCGCATCCCAGGACGGCCATGGAAGCCCATTGTTACGGAACGAG GACAAAAGTTGTAGAGGATAAGTTAGAAGATCTTCCACCAGCAAGTAACACTTTGGTTGGCGACCCATCTACCATGAAATAT CCTGAAGAATCTGAATGGGATGAGTTTGGTAATGATTTGTATGCTATTCCAGAAGTCCTTCCTGCTCAGTCAAGCTGTTCAGTGGTAGATGTTTCTCCTGCAAATAAGGTTGATGAGGATAGCAAGATTAAGGCTTTAATTGACACACCTGCCCTTGACTGGAATCA TCAAACACAAGAAGGTTATGGTGCTGGAAGAGGCTTTGGTAGGGGAATGGGTGGGAGGATGATGGCTGGTCGTGGTTTTG GCCGAGGTGGGCTGGAGCGAAGGACACCTCCAGCAGGCTATGTTTGTCATAGATGCAAAGTGCCAG GTAATTTTATCCAGCACTGCCCCACAAATGGTGATCCAAGTTATGATGTTAAAAGGGTGAGACCCCCAACTGGCATTCCTAAATCAATGTTAATGGCAACTCCTGATGGTTCCTATGCATTGCCTGGTGGTGCTGTTGCTGTTCTTAAGCCAAATGA GGATCTGTCCGATTTAGGCATCGTGGGTATGAACCAGGGGCATGGATATTTGACCAGGTAA